The sequence below is a genomic window from Candidatus Schekmanbacteria bacterium.
ATATTCCCCCATTGCACAACCTGCATATGGTGCAATATACTGTAATGGAGCTGGCTCTGATGCTGACGCAACTACAACTGTAGTGTATTCCATTGCTCCATAATCCTCGAGAGTTTTTACAACCTGTGCAATTGTAGATTTCTTCTGTCCTGTGGCAACATAAATACAAATAACATCTTTTCCCTTTTGGTTGATTATAGTATCTATTGCAACTGCTGTTTTACCCGTCTGCCTGTCGCCAATAATAAGTTCTCTCTGTCCTCTTCCTATGGGTATCATAGAGTCAATTGCCTTAATTCCTGTCTGGAGAGGTTCTTTAACCGGCTGTCTATCGACAACACCTGGAGCAAGTCTTTCAACAGGCATAAATTCTTTTGCATCGATAGGTCCCTTGCCATCAACGGGCTGGCCAAGAGCATTCACGACTCTGCCAATAAGACATTCGCCTACAGGGACTTCCATAATTCTTTTTGTCCTCTTGACGACATCGCCTTCTTTTATCTTTTCCGCTTCGCCAAAAAGTACAGCACCTACATTGTCCTCTTCAAGGTTCAATGCCATACCATAGACATTGTGGGGAAATTCAAGCATCTCTCCATACATCACCTTCTCTAAGCCGTATATTCTCGCTATACCATCTCCTACCATCATAACAGTGCCGATTTCATCAACTTGAAGAGAAGCTTCATAACCTGAAATTTGTTTTTTAATTATTTCACTAATTTCTGACGGTCTAATCTGCATATTATTTTTCTCCTTTCTTAAGGATCATTTTTTTCAGCTCAAAAGTTTTTCTTCAGCAATTTTCAATTGTGTTTTTATACTTCCATCAACTACCAAACTACCTATTTTAGTAATGGCACCTCCTATAATAGAAGGGTCTTCAGATACTTTTACAATCACTTCTTTGCCAGTTATCTCTGAAAGTTTAGAACTGAGAAAGTTTTTTTCATTTTCATCCAGTGCTTCGGCTACTATTACTTCAGCCCTTGTACGATTCTTTGCCAAATCAACAAATGAAAGAAACTGTTCTGCAATTTCATTAAGAATGCCTAATGCTCGTTTCTTTAAAAGAACAATAAGAAAGGCTTTTGTAATATCTGAAATTCCCGCCTTTTCGGTAATTTCATTAA
It includes:
- the atpH gene encoding ATP synthase F1 subunit delta, with the protein product MNKSSLARKFARSYIDTLDEGADLDSIYNELTAIAELFKGSDEVQKFFLNPGIPLERKENALNEITEKAGISDITKAFLIVLLKKRALGILNEIAEQFLSFVDLAKNRTRAEVIVAEALDENEKNFLSSKLSEITGKEVIVKVSEDPSIIGGAITKIGSLVVDGSIKTQLKIAEEKLLS